In Seriola aureovittata isolate HTS-2021-v1 ecotype China chromosome 17, ASM2101889v1, whole genome shotgun sequence, a genomic segment contains:
- the LOC130185254 gene encoding myosin heavy chain, fast skeletal muscle-like — MSTDAEMEQYGPAAIYLRKPERERIEAQNTPFDAKTAFFVVDADEMYVKGKLTKKEGGKATVETDGGKTVTVKEDDIHQRNPPKFDKIEDMAMMTHLNEPCVLYNLKDRYASWMIYTYSGLFCVVVNPYKWLPVYDSVVVGAYRGKKRIEAPPHIFSISDNAYQFMLTDRENQSILITGESGAGKTVNTKRVIQYFATIAALGAKKADAAPGKMQGSLEDQIVAANPLLEAYGNAKTVRNDNSSRFGKFIRIHFGSAGKLSSADIETYLLEKSRVTFQLSAERSYHIFYQLMTGHKPELLESLLISTNPYDYHMISQGEITVKSIDDVEEFIATDTAIDILGFTAEEKLGIYKLTGAVMHHGNMKFKQKQREEQAEPDGNEEADKIAYLLGLNSADMLKALCYPRVKVGNEMVTKGQTVPQVNNSVMALCKSIYEKMFLWMVIRINEMLDTKQARSFFIGVLDIAGFEIFDFNSLEQLCINFTNEKLQQFFNHHMFVLEQEEYKKEGIEWEFIDFGMDLAACIELIEKPMGIFSILEEECMFPKASDTTFKNKLHDQHLGKTKAFEKPKPAKGKAEAHFSLVHYAGTVDYNISGWLDKNKDPLNDSVVQLYQKSSNKLLAFLYAAHAGDEAAGGGKKGKKKGGSFQTVSALFRENLGKLMTNLRSTHPHFVRCLIPNETKTPGLMENFLVIHQLRCNGVLEGIRICRKGFPSRILYGDFKQRYKVLNASVIPEGQFIDNKKASEKLLGSIDVDHTQYKFGHTKVFFKAGLLGALEEMRDDKLATLVTMTQALCRGFLMRKEFVKMMERRESIFSIQYNIRSFMNVKNWPWMNLYFKIKPLLKSAETEKELQQMKENYEKMQSDLATALAKKKELEEKMVSLLQEKNDLQLQVAAEGENLSDAEERCEGLIKSKIQLEAKLKETTERLEDEEEINAELTAKKRKLEDECSELKKDIDDLELTLAKVEKEKHATENKVKNLTEEMASQDESIAKLTKEKKALQEAHQQTLDDLQAEEDKVNTLTKAKTKLEQQVDDLEGSLEQEKKLRMDLERAKRKLEGDLKLAQESIMDLENDKQQSDEKIKKKDFEISQLLSKIEDEQSLGAQLQKKIKELQARIEELEEEIEAERAARAKVEKQRADLSRELEEISERLEEAGGATAAQIEMNKKREAEFQKLRRDLEESTLQHEATAAALRKKQADSVAELGEQIDNLQRVKQKLEKEKSEYKMEIDDLSSNMEAVAKSKGNLEKMCRTLEDQLSELKAKNDENVRQLNDNNAHKARLQTENGEFSRQLEEKEALVSQLTRGKQAFTQQIEELKRHIEEEVKAKNALAHGVQSARHDCDLLREQFEEEQEAKAELQRGMSKANSEVAQWRTKYETDAIQRTEELEEAKKKLAQRLQDAEESIEAVNSKCASLEKTKQRLQGEVEDLMIDVERANSLAANLDKKQRNFDKVLAEWKQKYEEGQAELEGAQKEARSLSTELFKMKNSYEEALDHLETMKRENKNLQQEISDLTEQIGETGKSIHELEKSKKTVETEKSEIQSALEEAEGTLEHEEAKILRVQLELNQVKGEVDRKLAEKDEEMEQIKRNSQRVMDSMQSNLDSEVRSRNDALRVKKKMEGDLNEMEIQLSHANRQAAEAQKQLRNVQGQLKDAQLHLDDAVRGQEDMKEQVVMVERRNGLMIAEIEELRAALEQTERGRKVAEQELVDASERVGLLHSQNTSLLNTKKKMEADLVQVQGEVDDSIQEARNAEEKAKKAITDAAMMAEELKKEQDTSAHLERMKKNLEVTVKDLQHRLDEAENLAMKGGKKQLQKLETRVRELEAEVDAEQRRGSDAVKGVRKYERRVKELTYQTEEDKKNVHRLQDLVDKLQLKVKAYKRQAEEAEEQANTHMSRLRKVQHEMEEAQERADIAESQVNKLRAKSRDTGKSDSAE, encoded by the exons ATGAGCACAGATGCGGAAATGGAGCAATATGGCCCGGCGGCCATCTACCTCCggaagccagagagagagaggattgaGGCACAAAACACTCCTTTTGATGCCAAAACAGCCTTCTTTGTGGTTGATGCTGATGAGATGTACGTGAAGGGTAAACTTACGAAGAAAGAGGGTGGCAAAGCCACAGTTGAGACTGACGGAGGAAAG ACTGTCACTGTAAAAGAGGACGACATCCATCAAAGGAACCCTCCAAAGTTTGACAAAATTGAGGACATGGCCATGATGACCCACCTCAATGAGCCTTGCGTGTTGTATAACCTCAAAGATCGTTATGCATCATGGATGATCTAT ACCTACTCTGGGTTGTTCTGTGTTGTCGTGAATCCCTACAAGTGGCTTCCTGTATATGATTCTGTCGTTGTGGGTGCATACAGAGGCAAGAAGAGGATTGAGGCACCACCCCacatcttctccatctctgacaATGCCTATCAGTTCATGCTCACTG ATCGTGAGAACCAGTCTATCCTGATTAC TGGAGAATCTGGTGCAGGAAAGACTGTCAACACCAAGCGTGTCATCCAGTATTTTGCAACAATTGCAGCTCTTGGAGCGAAGAAGGCTGACGCAGCCCCTGGCAAGATGCAG GGCTCCCTTGAGGACCAAATTGTTGCAGCCAACCCGCTGCTGGAGGCCTATGGTAATGCCAAGACTGTGAGGAATGACAACTCCTCTCGTTTT GGTAAATTTATCAGAATCCACTTTGGTTCTGCTGGAAAGCTGTCTTCAGCTGATATTGAAACAT ATCTGCTGGAGAAGTCTCGTGTCACCTTCCAGTTGTCTGCTGAAAGGAGCTACCATATCTTCTATCAGCTGATGACAGGCCACAAGCCTGAGCTTCTGG AGTCTCTTCTGATCAGCACCAACCCCTATGACTACCATATGATCAGTCAGGGTGAAATCACTGTCAAAAGCATTGATGATGTGGAGGAGTTCATTGCAACAGAT ACTGCCATTGACATCTTAGGTTTCACTGCTGAGGAGAAATTGGGCATCTACAAGCTCACTGGTGCTGTGATGCATCATGGCAACATGAAATTCAAGCAGAAGCAGCGTGAGGAGCAGGCTGAACCTGATGGCAATGAGG AGGCTGATAAAATTGCTTACCTCTTGGGCCTGAACTCAGCTGATATGCTGAAAGCCTTGTGCTACCCAAGAGTCAAGGTCGGAAATGAGATGGTGACCAAAGGTCAGACCGTTCCACAG GTCAACAATTCCGTTATGGCTCTGTGCAAGTCTATCTATGAGAAAATGTTCTTGTGGATGGTCATCCGTATCAATGAGATGCTGGACACAAAGCAGGCCAGATCATTCTTCATCGGGGTGTTGGATATCGCTGGATTTGAGATCTTTGAT TTCAACAGCTTGGAGCAACTCTGCATCAACTTCACCAATGAGaaactgcaacagtttttcAACCACCACATGTTTGTCCTGGAGCAAGAGGAGTACAAGAAAGAAGGCATTGAATGGGAGTTCATTGACTTCGGTATGGACTTGGCTGCCTGCATTGAGCTTATTGAGAAG CCAATGGGCATCTTCTCCATCCTTGAAGAGGAGTGCATGTTCCCCAAGGCCTCTGACACAACTTTCAAGAACAAGCTGCATGATCAGCATCTTGGCAAAACCAAGGCCTTTGAGAAGCCAAAACCTGCAAAGGGCAAGGCTGAGGCTCACTTCTCCCTGGTGCACTATGCTGGTACAGTGGACTACAATATCAGTGGCTGGCTGGACAAGAACAAGGACCCCCTGAACGACTCAGTTGTTCAGCTCTACCAGAAGTCTTCAAACAAACTCCTGGCCTTCCTTTATGCAGCTCATGCTGGTGACG AAGCTGCTGGTGGCGGCAAGAAGGGTAAGAAGAAGGGTGGTTCCTTCCAGACTGTGTCTGCTCTTTTCAGA GAGAACTTGGGCAAGCTGATGACCAACTTGAGGAGCACTCATCCTCACTTTGTGCGTTGCCTGATTCCCAATGAAACCAAGACCCCAG GTCTTATGGAGAACTTCTTGGTCATCCACCAACTGAGGTGTAACGGTGTGCTGGAAGGCATCAGAATCTGCAGAAAGGGCTTCCCCAGCAGAATCCTCTATGGTGACTTCAAGCAGAG ATACAAAGTATTGAATGCCAGTGTCATCCCTGAGGGACAGTTCATTGACAACAAGAAAGCTTCAGAGAAGCTGCTGGGCTCCATTGATGTGGACCACACTCAGTACAAGTTTGGGCACACAAAG GTGTTCTTCAAAGCTGGTCTGCTGGGTGCcctggaggagatgagagatgaCAAACTGGCTACATTGGTAACCATGACTCAGGCTCTCTGCAGAGGATTCCTCATGAGGAAGGAGTTTGTTaagatgatggagaggag GGAATCCATCTTCAGCATCCAGTACAATATCCGTTCATTcatgaatgtgaaaaattgGCCATGGATGAACCTGTACTTCAAAATCAAGCCTCTTTTGAAGAGTGCTGAGACTGAGAAGGAGCTCCAACAGATGAAGGAGAATTATGAGAAGATGCAATCAGACCTGGCTACTGCCCTGGCCAAGAAGAAGGAACTGGAGGAGAAGATGGTTTCcctgctgcaggagaagaatGACCTGCAACTGCAAGTAGCAGCT GAAGGTGAGAACCTATCAGATGCTGAGGAAAGGTGTGAAGGGCTCATTAAGAGCAAGATCCAGCTCGAGGCCAAACTCAAAGAGACAACTGAGAGactggaggatgaagaggaaatcAATGCTGAGCTGACTGCCaagaagaggaagctggaggaTGAATGCTCCGAGCTGAAGAAGGACATTGATGACTTGGAGCTCACCTTGGCTAaagtggagaaagagaaacatgcCACTGAAAACAAG GTGAAAAACCTCACAGAGGAGATGGCATCTCAAGATGAGTCTATTGCCAAGTTGACCAAGGAGAAGAAGGCACTCCAAGAGGCCCACCAGCAAACACTGGATGATCTCCaggcagaggaagacaaagTCAACACTCTGACCAAGGCCAAGACAAAGCTGGAACAGCAAGTGGACGAT CTTGAGGGATCACTGGAGCAAGAGAAGAAGCTCCGCATGGACCTTGAGAGAGCCAAGAGGAAGCTTGAGGGAGATCTGAAACTGGCCCAGGAATCCATCATGGATCTGGAGAATGACAAGCAGCAATCTGATGAGAAAATCAAGAA GAAAGACTTTGAGATAAGCCAGCTCCTCAGCAAGATTGAGGATGAACAGTCCCTGGGTGCTCAGCTTCAGAAGAAGATCAAGGAACTCCAG GCTCGCattgaggagctggaggaagagaTTGAAGCTGAGAGGGCTGCTCGGGCCAAGGTTGAGAAGCAGAGGGCTGACCTCTCcagggagctggaggagatcagTGAGAGGCTTGAAGAAGCTGGTGGAGCAACTGCCGCTCAGATTGAGATGAACAAGAAGCGTGAGGCTGAGTTCCAGAAGCTGCGTCGTGACCTTGAAGAGTCAACCCTGCAGCATGAAGCTACTGCAGCAGCTCTTCGCAAGAAGCAGGCTGATAGTGTTGCAGAGCTGGGAGAGCAGATTGACAACCTCCAGCGTGTCAAGcagaagctggagaaggagaagagcgAGTACAAGATGGAGATTGACGACCTCTCCAGCAACATGGAGGCTGTCGCCAAATCTAAG gGGAACTTGGAGAAAATGTGCAGAACTCTTGAGGACCAGCTGAGTGAGCTCAAAGCCAAAAATGATGAGAATGTTCGCCAGTTGAATGACAATAATGCACATAAGGCAAGACTGCAGACAGAGAATG GTGAATTTTCTCGCCAGCTTGAGGAGAAGGAAGCTCTTGTTTCCCAGCTGACCAGGGGCAAGCAGGCCTTCACTCAGCAGATTGAGGAGCTCAAGAGACACATTGAGGAGGAAGTCAAG GCCAAGAATGCCCTGGCCCATGGTGTTCAGTCAGCCCGCCATGACTGCGATCTGCTCAGAGAGCAGtttgaggaggagcaggaggccaAGGCTGAGCTGCAGCGAGGAATGTCCAAGGCCAACAGCGAGGTGGCTCAGTGGAGAACCAAATATGAGACTGATGCTATCCAGCGCACTGAGGAACTGGAGGAGGCTAA GAAAAAGCTTGCCCAACGCCTGCAGGACGCTGAGGAATCCATTGAGGCTGTCAACTCTAAGTGTGCGTCTTTGGAGAAGACCAAGCAGAGGCTGCAGGGTGAGGTGGAGGACCTCATGATTGATGTGGAGAGAGCAAATAGTCTGGCTGCCAACCTTGACAAGAAGCAGAGGAACTTTGATAAG GTCCTTGCAGAATGGAAACAGAAGTATGAGGAGGGCCAGGCAGAGCTGGAAGGAGCCCAGAAGGAGGCTCGCTCTCTCAGCACTGAACTGTTCAAGATGAAGAACTCTTATGAGGAGGCTCTGGATCACCTGGAGAccatgaagagagagaacaagaaccTGCAGC AGGAGATCTCAGACCTGACTGAACAGATTGGTGAGACTGGAAAGAGCATCCATGAGCTGGAGAAATCCAAGAAGACTGTGGAGACTGAGAAGTCTGAAATTCAATCAGCGCTGGAGGAAGCTGAA GGCACACTGGAGCATGAGGAGGCCAAGATTCTCCGTGTTCAGCTTGAGCTCAACCAGGTCAAGGGTGAGGTTGACAGGAAGCTGGCAGAGAAGGATGAGGAGATGGAGCAGATCAAGAGGAACAGCCAGAGGGTGATGGACTCCATGCAGAGCAATCTTGACTCAGAGGTCAGGAGCAGAAATGATGCCCTGAGAGtcaagaagaagatggagggagaccTGAATGAGATGGAGATTCAGCTGAGCCATGCCAACAGGCAGGCTGCTGAAGCACAGAAACAACTGAGGAATGTCCAGGGACAGCTCAAG GATGCCCAACTGCACCTTGATGATGCTGTCAGAGGACAGGAAGACATGAAGGAGCAGGTTGTCATGGTGGAGCGCAGAAATGGCCTGATGATTGCTGAGATTGAGGAGCTGAGAGCCGCTctggagcagacagagagaggacgcAAAGTGGCTGAGCAGGAGTTGGTTGATGCTAGTGAGCGTGTCGGACTGCTTCATTCTCAG AATACCAGTCTTCTGAACAccaagaagaagatggaggctGACCTTGTGCAAGTTCAGGGTGAAGTGGATGATTCTATTCAGGAAGCAAGAAATGCTGAGGAGAAGGCCAAAAAGGCCATCACTGAT GCTGCCATGATGgctgaggagctgaagaaggagCAGGATACCAGTGCTCAcctggagaggatgaagaagaaccTGGAGGTCACAGTCAAGGACCTGCAGCATCGTCTGGATGAGGCTGAGAACCTCGCCATGAAGGGTGGCAAGAAGCAGCTCCAGAAACTGGAGACCAGG GTCCGTGAACTGGAAGCTGAAGTTGACGCTGAGCAGAGACGAGGAAGTGATGCTGTGAAAGGTGTCCGCAAATAtgagaggagagtgaaggagTTGACCTACCAG ACTGAGGAGGACAAGAAGAATGTGCACAGACTCCAGGATCTGGTGGACAAGCTGCAGCTCAAAGTCAAGGCTTACAAGAGACAGGCTGAGGAGGCT GAGGAGCAGGCAAACACCCACATGTCCAGGCTGAGAAAGGTTCAGCATGAGATGGAAGAAGCTCAGGAGCGCGCTGACATCGCTGAGTCCCAAGTTAACAAACTGAGAGCCAAGAGCCGTGATACTGGAAAG tctgacaGTGCTGAATAA